The Salvia miltiorrhiza cultivar Shanhuang (shh) chromosome 1, IMPLAD_Smil_shh, whole genome shotgun sequence genome has a window encoding:
- the LOC131005111 gene encoding putative late blight resistance protein homolog R1A-10, with protein MAEAAVSFLLEQVKEVVTEYKDLISGAENEFNQLNKELGLLKAFLKDAAKATKQEHLFREMEKQVREVVYEVEDTIDTCLTKAIEVRAKEAKTKKSPFSLSRQRGSGSTKSVSLLREVKSIREGKVLPMFNEAKMQFSNMRIGDGSGAVDDQRTKLKRDKPIRQNRVVGFEDEEKTIKGYLMPETETARLDVIPIIGIPGQGKTTLAWKIYQDESICYNFPIRIWVYISQKFNSRDVFLQILRKFTTSQNTSNLNDDELAQTVKVCLEKEKFLLVLDDVWSVDAWLGIKEVLPLDNGKGKVLITSREDAVGEATSVYRRAHKLRFLTKPESWMLLQYEVFGSLDECPDELSAIGEHIAIKCDGVPLTIVVIGGILVDQLARGVAMEGWEEVSKNVSDALQKDEAQRITSVVALSYDRLPDDLRDCFVYLGVFPEDYEIPVRVVCGLWIAEGFIQPKDGRNLEETAQDNLNDLIRRNLVKVDKTNPMGKVKTFRVHDMIRAFCITISKKESLFHEIKKFRTGVSQLDEVEKAHRLCFHSDLSNFLSEGPKGPHVRSLLCFYEQPVELNPEHITVIPDGFPKLRILESKSVKFHQFPAKVTKLIHLRYLTLSIDNLTILPEQIYQLWNLQTLIVETKKRSITMKANVWRMVRLRHFKTKAAIVLDNNWEGEAGQNLQTLERLSPESCTEAASRRAKNLKTLGISGKLVNIFRAKFLEKLYHLEKLKLVNSIPYEPTSEDMLHCLPLPNCFPPNLKRLTLSNTFLGWHHMSMLAMINSLEVLKLKDNAFVGVAWKVAGYTFPSLQLLLIVNADLLIWEASPDAFPCLKYLVVKNCENLNKIPESLGKRLQKLEVERLRDSAIESAREIGNSKKGGQKGKFAVDFDLKVGPVSETSKATSN; from the exons ATGGCGGAGGCTGCAGTGAGTTTCTTGCTGGAGCAAGTGAAGGAGGTGGTGACAGAGTACAAAGATCTCATCTCCGGAGCAGAAAATGAGTTCAACCAGCTTAACAAGGAGCTTGGTTTACTCAAGGCTTTCCTCAAGGACGCGGCCAAGGCGACGAAGCAGGAGCATCTGTTcagagaaatggagaagcagGTAAGAGAGGTCGTCTACGAGGTCGAAGACACCATTGATACTTGCTTGACCAAGGCTATCGAGGTCAGGGCCAAAGAGGCAAAGACCAAGAAGTCTCCATTTTCCTTATCGAGGCAGCGGGGTTCCGGATCAACAAAAAGTGTCAGCCTCTTGAGAGAGGTCAAGTCCATTAGAGAAGGAAAAGTGTTGCCGATGTTCAACGAAGCCAAGATGCAGTTTTCTAATATGCGGATCGGCGATGGATCCGGAGCCGTCGATGATCAACGGACTAAATTGAAAAGG GATAAACCAATCAGGCAAAATAGAGTGGTAGGTTTCGAAGATGAGGAAAAGACCATAAAGGGCTATCTCATGCCAGAAACAGAAACAGCGCGGCTCGATGTCATCCCCATCATCGGTATACCTGGACAGGGAAAGACAACACTGGCGTGGAAGATTTATCAGGACGAGAGCATCTGCTACAATTTCCCTATTCGCATTTGGGTTTACATCTCACAAAAGTTCAACAGCAGGGATGTATTCCTCCAAATCCTCAGAAAATTCACCACCAGCCAAAATACGTCTAATCTCAATGACGACGAGCTGGCTCAGACAGTCAAGGTGTGTTTGGAGAAAGAAAAATTCTTGCTAGTCCTGGATGATGTATGGAGTGTGGATGCGTGGTTAGGAATTAAAGAAGTGTTGCCGCTGGACAATGGGAAAGGCAAGGTGCTCATAACCAGTCGAGAGGATGCCGTCGGAGAAGCCACTAGTGTTTACAGAAGAGCCCACAAGCTGCGGTtcctgacaaagccggaaagcTGGATGCTGCTACAGTATGAGGTATTCGGTAGCCTGGACGAATGCCCCGACGAATTGAGCGCCATAGGTGAACATATAGCCATCAAGTGTGATGGAGTGCCGTTAACAATAGTTGTGATAGGAGGTATTCTGGTGGACCAACTAGCCAGGGGCGTGGCGATGGAGGGATGGGAGGAAGTATCTAAAAATGTGAGTGATGCCTTGCAGAAAGACGAGGCGCAGCGCATAACAAGTGTCGTGGCATTGAGTTACGACAGACTCCCCGATGACCTGAGAGATTGTTTTGTCTATCTGGGGGTGTTTCCTGAAGATTATGAGATTCCGGTTAGGGTGGTGTGTGGTTTGTGGATTGCGGAAGGATTTATACAACCCAAGGATGGGAGGAACTTGGAGGAAACCGCACAAGATAATTTGAATGATCTTATTAGGAGGAATTTGGTGAAGGTGGACAAAACAAATCCCATGGGCAAAGTTAAAACATTTCGTGTTCATGACATGATACGTGCCTTCTGCATAACCATATCTAAGAAGGAGAGTTTATTTCATGAGATAAAAAAATTCAGGACTGGAGTTTCTCAGCTTGATGAAGTAGAGAAAGCTCATCGTCTTTGTTTCCATTCCGATCTCTCTAATTTCCTCTCAGAAGGCCCAAAAGGTCCGCATGTGCGTTCGCTTCTGTGTTTCTATGAGCAGCCGGTTGAGCTGAATCCAGAACACATAACAGTTATACCGGATGGCTTCCCTAAGCTCAGGATTCTGGAGTCCAAGTCCGTCAAATTTCACCAATTTCCTGCAAAGGTTACCAAACTAATTCATCTGAGGTACCTCACACTCTCCATTGATAACCTCACAATTCTTCCGGAACAAATCTACCAGCTATGGAACCTACAAACTCTTATAGTGGAGACCAAGAAGCGTTCCATTACAATGAAAGCAAATGTGTGGCGGATGGTTCGGCTGAGGCACTTCAAGACTAAAGCGGCTATAGTCCTCGACAACAACTGGGAGGGCGAGGCAGGGCAGAACCTCCAAACACTAGAGAGGCTGTCGCCCGAATCTTGCACAGAAGCCGCCTCCAGAAGGGCTAAGAACCTCAAGACGCTGGGGATTTCCGGGAAATTAGTCAATATTTTCAGAGCTAAGTTCCTGGAAAAACTGTATCATCTTGAAAAGTTGAAGCTGGTGAATAGTATACCTTATGAGCCAACATCAGAGGATATGTTGCATTGTCTCCCTCTACCAAACTGTTTCCCGCCAAATCTGAAGAGGCTGACATTATCGAATACATTCCTTGGGTGGCATCACATGTCCATGTTGGCAATGATCAACAGCCTCGAGGTCCTCAAGCTGAAAGACAATGCATTTGTCGGTGTGGCCTGGAAAGTTGCTGGCTATACCTTTCCTAGTCTCCAACTCTTGCTCATTGTCAACGCGGATTTACTTATCTGGGAGGCCTCCCCTGATGCTTTCCCTTGTCTCAA GTATCTTGTGGTCAAGAATTGTGAGAACCTCAACAAAATTCCAGAGAGCCTGGGGAAACGCCTCCAGAAACTGGAAGTAGAGCGTCTTCGCGATTCGGCAATTGAGTCAGCGAGGGAGATTGGAAACTCAAAGAAGGGAGGCCAAAAAGGGAAATTTGCGGTCGATTTCGATCTCAAAGTAGGTCCTGTATCTGAGACCAGTAAAGCCACATCTAATTAG